The Buchnera aphidicola (Cavariella theobaldi) DNA window TTCAAGAATAGGTAGAGAAATATTTTTTGTCAATAACCGATATATTTTATGTAAATGTTCAATGAGTATTTTATTGTGAATATTAAATTTCATAAGGTTATATTGATAGTTTTTTAGTTAAGTTAAAAAAATCTTCTTTAATATTATTATTTTTTTCGAACAATTTTTTAATTTTTCGATAAGCATATAATACTGTGGTATGATCTCTGCCATTAAAAGCATGTCCAATCTCAGATAAACTATGATTAGTTAATTCTTTAGATAAAGCCATAGCCATTTGTCTTGGGCGAGCTACAGAACGCGATCTTTTTTTAGACAGTAAATCTGAAATTTTAATTTTGTAATATTCTGCTACTTTTTTTTGAATATTCTCGATACTAATCAGTTTTTCTTGTAATTCTAAAATATCTTGCAGTGCTTCATTTACTAAATCTATTGTAATATTACGATGAGTAAAATTAGCAGTAATAATAATCCTATTTAAAGCACCTTCTAATTCTCGCACATTCGATGTTAACTTTTTTGCAATAAAAAAAGCTATATCATAAGACAAGAAAATATTTTTTTCATCTGATTTTTTCATTAAAATAGCAACTCGAGTTTCAAGATCCGGTGGATTTATACATACTGTCAGACCCCATCCAAAACGTGATTTTAAACGATCTTCAATGCCATTAATTTCTTTAGGGTATTGATCTGATGTTAAAATAATTTGTTGATTTCCATCGAGAAGAGTATTAAATGTATGAAAAAATTCTTCTTGTGAACGCTTTTTATTAGCAAAAAATTGAATATCATCAATTAATAGAACATCAACAGAACGATAGTACAATTTAAATTTTTCAATATTATTATTTTGTAAAGCTTTAACCATGTCTTGAACGAAACCTTCAGAATGCATATAAATAATTTTAATATTGTATTTATATGTTAGAATGTTGTTTCCTATAGCATGAAGTAAATGTGTTTTTCCTAAACCTGTTTTACCATAAATAAATAATGGATTATATGAAGTACCAGGATTTTTGGCTACTTGACATGCTGCTGCTCGTGCAAGTTGATTGGACTTTCCTTCAATAAAATTATCAAAATTATTTTTTTTGTTAATATTCGAATGATAAGATGATTTTTGTAAAATTGGTATCTTATCTTCAATAGGTTTGATATCATCATTTGGATAAAAATAAGAAATTTTTTTCTTTTCTATAGAATTTTTATATATTTTAAATTTAATAGACAGAATATAAGAGCCATATAATCCTTGCAATATCGCTTGAAATTTAGATAAATATTTATCTTTGACCCATTCTAATACAAATTTATTTGGAGCGTATATTTCTAAAATGTTATCTTTTAGTTCGGCTTTCAGAGAACGTATCCACATGCTAAATTCTGTAGTAGGTAGCTCATCTTGTAACCGGTCAAGACATTGTTTCCAAAGAAAAAATGACACGGCAGACTCCAAGCGAACAAAAATAAATAAATAGCTGTAATTTAATAAATTATTATTTTTATATATTTTATATACATATGATATTTTTACATGAATCGTTATACACCTGAATACAGGTGAGTATAACGACAAGATGCAGTACATTTATATTTTATGCATTTATAAGAAGTGATTTTTTATTTTTTATTATGATTTAGAATCAATAATATTGATATCATACCAGAATAAAAATATGAAAAATATTTTTTTTGAACTAGTTAATCTTTTAAGAAATATAAATGAGTTTTTTATATATTCTAGTTTAAATACAGTTAATCAATCGCATCGTCAAGAATAATTATTCTTAAAATAATTAATCTTACAATTGCATATTTTAAAATATGATAGGTAAATATTACTATGAAAAGAACCTTTCAACCATCAATATTAAAACGTAATCGTTCTCATGGATTTAGAGCTCGTATGGCAACAAAAAATGGTCGTTATATTTTATCACGTAGACGTGCAAAATTAAGAGCACGTTTAACGGTTTCTAGTAAATAGCAGGGCTAAATATAGTGTTAAATTATTTTTTTAGTAAACAATTACGTTTATTAAATTCTACAGAATTTAAATATGTTTTTGAAAAACCTTTTAAAAAAAATACTTTTGCAATGTGTATTCTTGGACGAGATAATTTATTAGGATATCCTAGATTAGGAATTAGTATTACGCGTAAAAATATAAAATATGCTTATCAACGTAATTTAATTAAACGATTAATTCGTGAAACATTTCGGTTATTACAAAATAAATTAATTTCGATGGATTTTGTTGTCATAGCAAAAAAAAATATAATTTATTTAAATAATCAAAGTATACTTAACACATTAGGAAATTTATGGTCATATTATTATCGATAATATTATCTTTTTACCATTTTATAACGCGAATTTATAAATATAGTATGCGTTATTATTTTTTATTATTTTCTTTTTTTTGTCCTATTTTTTTTGCATATTTAATATTTTTTTTGTATAAAAATATTTTTTACGGAAATATTATATGTGTTTTAATGTTTGTTTATACTTATTATATTTTTTATGTAGATAAATTAAATTGCATATCAACAAAAATTCAAGAAAAAAGCGAATGTTAATTATGGCACGTCAACGCAATTTTTTTATTTTTGCTTTTTTATTTGTTTCTTTCTTGCTATGGCAAGCATGGCAGAATCAATTTGTTTTACATCATCGCAAAAATATACCAGAAAATCATATATTTCATAATATTCATAAAAATCAGCAAAAAGATTACATTTTTGTAAAAAATGATGTAATAAGTTTAAACATTAATTTATATGGAGGTGATATAGAAGAAGCTAGTTTATTAAAATATAAAGAAAATTTGCACTCTTTAAAACCTTTTAAACTATTAGAGACGAATTCTAATTTTATTTATCATGCGCAGAGTGGTTTATCTGGAAAAAATGGATTAGACGATGTAAATATCCATCATAGACCACATTATTCTGCTACTCAGAAATTTTTTTTATTAAAAAAAAATGATACAAAACTATCTATTCCTATTACCTATGTTAATCCACAAGGTATTATTTATGTAAAAAGATTTGTTCTTAAAGCAGGAGAGTACGATATTCAAGTTGAACATGACATATATAATTCTACTGATAAAAATTTAGAGTTAAAGATGTTTGGACAGCTAAAACAAACTATGCAATTGCCAAAAATTAAAGACACTAATGCTAATCATTTTGGACTGCAAACATTTCGTGGAGCTGCTTATTCAAGCATTGATGAAAAATATAAAAAATATAAATTCGATAATATCGTTAAACATGAGAATTTATATATTAAAACTCAAAACGGTTGGATTGCAATGTTACAACAATATTTTTCTACCGCGTGGATTCCTCACGGTGCAAGTCAAAATTCTTTCTATACTTCTTATTTAGATCATAGTGACGTTGCTATTGGTTATCAATCGTCTTCTATCCACGTTTTACCTCATTCTAAAAAAACGATATCGTCTACGTTGTGGATTGGTCCTGAAATTCAAAATAAAATGGCTGCGGTATCACCTTATTTAGATTTAACCATAGATTATGGTTGGCTTTGGTTTTTATCTCAACCTTTATTTAATTTATTAAGTTTTTTATATAAAATTATAGGGAATTGGGGTTTTTCTATTATTATAATTACTTTCATTGTAAGAGCATTAACATATCCTTTAACAAAAGCACAGTATTTATCTGTGTCAAAAATGCGCTTTTTACAACCAAAAATTAATTTATTAAAAGAAAGATTTGGTAACGATAAAAAACGTATGAGTCAAGAGATTATGTTATTATATAAAAAAGAAAATATTAACCCTTTCAGTGGTTTTTTGCCTGTATTTATTCAAATGCCTATCTTTCTTTCTCTTTATTATATGCTTATGAGTGCTGTAGAATTACGTCATGCTAATTTTATTTTTTGGATAAAAGATTTATCCAGTCAAGATCCATATTATATATTACCGATATTAATGGGTTTAACTATGTTTGTTATTCATAGGATGTCTTCTAACAATATTTCTGATCCTGTTCACAATAAGATTATGAATCTTATGCCTATTATATTTACTATTTTTTTCTTGTGGTTTCCTTCTGGTTTGGTTTTATACTATATGATTAGTAATATAGTAACTATTATACAACAAAGATTTATTTTTTCTAAATTAGATAAAAAAAATATTAAATAGTATCTTAGTATATTTTAAAAGAAGAAAATTTTATGAAAAACAATGATACTATAATTGCACCAGTCACTAGTCCCGGGAAAAGTGCTGTAGGTATATTAAGAATATCTGGCATGAAAGCATCTGAAGTAGCTATAAAGGTGTTAGGTCAGATACCCCCTTCTAGATTTGCGACTTATTTAGATTTTTTAGATCAGAATAAAACAATATTAGATAAAGGTATTGCTGTATGGTTTCCTGCTCCTCGTTCTTTTACTGGTGAAGATGTTTTAGAATTACAAGGACATGGTAGTCCAGTTATAATAGATTTATTGATGAAACGCATTTTACTTATAGATAATGTTAGATTGGCAAAACCAGGTGAGTTTTCTGAGCGTGCATTTTTAAATGGAAAAATTGATTTAGTTCAGGCAGAATCTATAGATGATTTAATTAATGCTGAAACAGAATCATCTATTCGTTCCTCTTTAAATTCTTTACAGGGTTTTTTTTCTATTCATATTCATGAATTAATAGAAATTTTAATTGATTTACGTACGAATATAGAGGCCAGTATAGATTTTGTAGAAGAAGATATTGATATAAATATCCAGGAGATAATATTATCAAAAATTCAGTTTTTAGATAAAAAATTTCAAAATATTCATAGATTAGCTATAGAGGGAAGTATTCTTAAAGAAGGAAAAAAAATTGTTATTGCTGGTTTACCTAATTCTGGTAAATCTAGTTTATTAAATGCTTTATCTGGTCGTAATAGGGCGATTGTTACTAATATTCCAGGAACTACACGTGATATTCTGTATGAACATGTTAATATTAATGGTGTTGTTTTACAAATAATTGATACTGCTGGTTTACGCGATTCAATAGATGAAGTTGAGAACCTTGGTATTATTCGGGCTTGGACAGCGATTAAAGAATCTGATCATATATTATTTGTTATTGATAATACTATAGATAAAATAAAACAAGAAAAAATATGTTATGATTTTATTAAACATTTACACGACAAGAAAAATATTACTTTTATTTTAAATAAAAATGATTTAGTTAAAGAGAAATATAACATTAAAAAAATAAAAGATTTCTTTTTTATTACTCTTTCGGCTTATACGGGTGAAGGTATAGATATATTACGTTGCCATTTAATTGAAATGGAAAAAAATAAGAGTCATGAAAGTATTTTTATTGCTCGTCGACGTCATCTTCAACAATTAAATCTTTCTTATTCTGAATTTAAAAAAGCTAAAAAAAATTGGATAGAAAATAAAAATATTGAATTTTTAGCGGAGTCTTTAAATATTATTAATCGATTGTTAGGTGAAATTACAGGTCAATTCACTTCTGATGATCTATTGAAAAAAATTTTTTCTGATTTTTGTATTGGGAAATAATATTGATAATATTTTATTGAATATGCCCGGAGGCGGAATTGAACCACCGACACGGGGATTTTCAGTCCCCTGCTCTACCGACTGAGCTATCCGGGCAATTTTTATATTAGATCATCAAAGACAAAACATTGTCAATATTTTTTTTATGCAATACAGCTGTATAATATATTTTTTATAAAAAATTTTTATATTATTTTTTTAAAATGGTATAAAAATAAATAAAAAATATTTTTGCCCTTGAAAGTTTTAATAATAATCCCTATATGTAAAAGTAAGAGATTAAAGTAATAAAAACATTTTAAATGATAAAACAAGATTATTCATAGGAGTGTTATTAGTATGAAAATTCGTCCATTGCATGATCGTGTACTTGTTAAGCGTCAAGAAGTTGAATTAAAATCTGCAGGTGGAATTGTATTAACAGGTTCTGCTGCGGGAAAATCTACTCGCGGCACTGTCACTGCGGTTGGGAACGGTCGTATATTAGACAATGGAGATGTAAAAGCATTAGATGTAAAAGTAGGAGATGTTGTTATTTTTAATGAAGGTTATGGTGCAAAAACAGAAAAAATTGATAATGAAGAGTTATTAATTTTAACTGAAAGTGACATTTTAGCAATTGTTGAATAGTACACTATATCTATATACTATATCTATTAAAAATATAAATATATTTAAGGAAATATCAAATGGCTGCTAAAGATGTAAAATTTGGTAATGAAGCACGTATTAAAATGCTTCGCGGAGTCAATGTATTGGCCGATGCAGTAAAAGTAACTTTAGGTCCTAAAGGTAGAAATGTTGTTTTAGATAAATCCTTTGGTGCACCAAGTATTACTAAAGACGGTGTTTCAGTAGCTCGTGAAATTGAATTAGAAGATAAATTCGAAAACATGGGTGCACAAATGGTAAAAGAAGTTGCATCAAAAGCAAATGATGCCGCAGGAGACGGAACTACAACTGCGACTTTATTAGCACAATCAATTGTTAATGAAGGCTTGAAAGCGGTAGCTGCCGGAATGAATCCTATGGATTTAAAACGAGGGATTGATAAAGCTGTCATCAGTGCTGTAGAAGAATTAAAAAATTTATCTGTTCCATGTTCTGATTCTAAAGCTATTACACAAGTAGGAACTATTTCTGCAAATGCTGATGAAAAAGTTGGTGCTTTAATTGCAGAAGCTATGGAAAAAGTAGGAAATGATGGAGTGATTACAGTAGAAGAAGGAACTGGTCTACAAGATGAGTTAGAAGTAGTAAAAGGCATGCAATTTGATAGAGGATACTTGTCTCCATATTTTATTAATAAATCAGATACAGGTATTGTAGAATTAGAAAACCCATATATTTTAATGGCTGATAAGAAAATTTCTAATATTCGTGAAATGTTACCGATATTAGAATCTGTTGCAAAATCAGGAAAACCATTATTAATTATTGCAGAAGATTTAGAGGGAGAAGCATTAGCTACTTTAGTCGTCAATTCTATGAGAGGAATTGTAAAAGTAGCAGCCGTTAAAGCTCCTGGTTTTGGTGATCGCCGTAAAGCTATGTTACAAGATATTTCTATTCTTACTGGTGGAACAGTGATATCTGAAGAATTAGCTATGGAATTAGAAAAATCTACTTTAGAAGATTTAGGTCAAGCTAAACGAGTAGTGATTAGTAAAGATACCACAACTATTATTGGTGGTATAGGTGATAAACGTACTATTCAAGCGCGCATTAATCAAATTCGTCAAGAAATTCAAGAAGCTTCTTCTGATTATGACAAAGAAAAATTAAATGAACGTCTAGCTAAATTAGCAGGTGGAGTAGCGGTTCTAAAAGTTGGTGCCGCAACAGAAGTAGAAATGAAAGAAAAAAAAGCTCGTGTTGAAGATGCGTTGCATGCAACTCGTGCTGCTGTAGAAGAAGGTGTAGTAGCTGGAGGGGGAGTGGCGTTAGTGAGAGTAGCTGGAAAATTATCTAATTTACGTGGTCAAAACGAAGATCAAAACGTAGGTATTCGTGTTGCTTTACGCGCTATGGAAGCTCCTTTGCGTCAAATCGTTTCTAATTCAGGTGAAGAACCTTCTGTTGTAACAAATAATGTTAAAGATGGAAAAGGTAACTACGGTTATAATGCAGCTACTGATGAGTACGGTGATATGATCGATTTTGGTATCTTAGATCCTACTAAAGTAACACGTTCTGCTTTACAATATGCAGGTTCAGTTGCTGGATTAATGATTACTACAGAATGTATGGTAACTGATTTACCTAAAGAAGATAAATCATCTGATTTAGGATCTTCTCCTGCAGGAGGAATGGGTGGTATGGGCGGAATGATGTAATTTATATTTGAAATTACGTTTTTACCATTTTCATTGTAATGTGCTTTTATAAAATTTACTTCCTCAGACTAGTTAGTCTGAGGAAATTTTTTCTATTCATTTTTTATTATATTTTTAAAATGGTATTTTAAAAAATTTTACATAGCTATTAAGGATAGTATGAAATTATGTCATAGTAACAATTTTCGTTCGGGTTTAAAAATTATTTTTGAAAATGAGCCATATTTGATAGAATCTAGTGAATTTGTTAAACCTGGGAAAGGTCAAGCTTTTGTTCGAGTTAAATTAAGAAAATTACTTACAAGACAGTTAATAGAAAAAACTTTTAAATCGACGGATACTTTAGAAATAGCTGATGTTTTGGAACATACTGCATCGTATTTATACAATGATAAAAATTTTTGGTATTTTTTTAAAAAAAACACTTTTGAAGAAATATGCATAGAAAAAAGTATTGTCGGCATACATAAGAAATGGTTACTAGAGCAGGACACATGTGTTGTGATTTTTTGGAATGATCAACCCATTTCTGTGATACCAAATAAATTTGTAAATATTAAAGTGATAGATACATCAGTTGCATTAAAAGGAAGTACTGTCAATGCAAGTACGAAATTAGCCATATTAAGTACAAGTGCGGTTATTAAAGTACCTCTTTTTATTAAAATTGGATCCTTAATTAAAGTGGATACTCGTTCTGGTGAATATGTATCACGTATTAAAGAATAAAATATGTTTTTAATATTCATTGCCTCTAATATATTGACGATAGCTATCCCATTCAAATGTTAACCACAAACTGTTACCTAATCGCATTCTATCAATTACTCTTTCGCCTAATAGACATTTCATACCTTTATGATCTAAGTTTGATAACATGCCTGTAGAACGCTTTGATGATGAGCGTCGGTCAACGATTTGATTAATAATTACTTTTTCATAACGTGATTCAGTTTGCATACCGATTTCATCAATCATTAACAAATCTACACTACTTAAATCATGTAATAAATTTTCTTCAGTAGTATTACTAGTTCCACTAAAAGTACCTTTCATATGAGACATTAAGTCTGCTACAGTCACAATAAGTATACTTTTCCCATGCAGAATTAAATAATTACCAATGGCAGATGCTAAATGATTTTTTCCTGTCCCAGGCCTTCCTGAAAAAATAAAACTAGCGATATTTTTATTAAAATTTTTTGCATAACGTTTTGATGCTTCTAATACTTTTCGTTGCCCTTCATTTTCAATTTTATAATTATCAAAAGAGCAATTCATATATAATTCCCTAATACCAGATCGACCTAGAATACGTTGCATTTTCATAGCTTTATTCGCACGAAGTATAGATTCTGAAGATATTCTACCTTGTTCTTGATTCCAAGATAGTAGCTCTTCATCATTATTAAATTTAGGTTTAATATTATTAGGCATCATTTTTTTTAGACGCTTAAAAAATTCACTATAAAATGTCATTATTCACCTCTAAATCCATTTGGAGTTTTTTTATCAGGAATAGGTATATCTGTAATATTTCTTATATTTTTTTTTTCATAATGCAAAGATCGACTTTTTTGTAAACTTCTAGCAAGTTTTTGTTGCCATTGTATATGATGAAAAAAACAGCCTTCCGCTTTCCAATAGGATATAAAACAGGCTAATTCACATTTTGATACTTGTCCGATAAGATTAATACCCCATAGTGCTGATTGATGAAGAAAATCTTGATCAGGCTTCCATTTTGTGTGCATAGAAAATTTTTGTATGTATTTTTTTTTTTCTTCTTGTGGATTATCATTATTTAAATAGTATTTAATATCAAAAAATTCTTTGAAAAAATCGGGAGTAATTACATAAAATACTGGAGTATTTTTTTTTAATACTGCAAAAAGATCATGTTCTTTTTTTTCTAATATTTTGATGGGATTTTTACAAAATAAATCAATATTAATACTTTTAGAGATAGATATTTTCATGAAATTATTTAACCTTTTATTTTACAGTTTTTATATTTTGTTATTTAAAGTATAAAGATAATATTCGATTTGAGATGTATGTTTTTTTTTATATAAAACCCAATTCTCTGGTATTTTTAAAATTTTTTTTTTATTTTTTTCTATATAAATCATAGAATTTTTTTTTAACCATTTGTTTTTATTTAATAATATAAGTGTTTCATTGATTAATTCTATTGAGTACGGCGGATCGATAAATATTATATCATATGGTGTTCCATTTTTTTTAAGCCAATGTATTGCATTGGTGTGTATTACATTTAAATTATTTATTTTTAGTTTTTTTATATTGTTTTTTAATATTATTGCCGTATTTTTATCGATTTCTAATGATGTTACATGTGTGGCATTTCTAGATATAGATTCTATTCCTAATACACCGCTACCAGCAAAACAATCCAGACAAATAGCATTTTGAACCGTTTTAGAAAGCCAATTAAATAATGTTTCACGTATACGATTCGTAGTTGGGCGTAAATATAGATTGTCTTTAAAATATATTTTTTTCCCTTTAAATTTTCCTGCAATAATAGAAACATAATTGTTTTTTTTTATAAAATTATTATTCATATTTTAGATATTTGTGGTTAGTGATATAATTTATTTTATTATTAATATATGTATAAACAAATGTTTTATTTTTTATATTTTTAAATTATCTTTAATGAAAGTAAACGTTTGACTAATTGATCAAATATAGGGTATTTCATGAGTAATGATAAAAAAAATAGTTTTTTTTCCTGGCTAACTAATAAAATTAGCAATAATAAAATTTCTACTAAAAAAGTTTTGAAAACAGATAAAGAATACAAAGAAGGTAATTGTTTAAATAAAAAATCTATTCCTAATATATTAGCGCAAGAAAAAAATATACAAAAAAAATTTCTTAAGACATCTACATCTTTAAAAACTAATAATGATGATAAAATTATAGATATTGATATTATTCAGGACATAAAAAAGAATACTCAAGATAATATCACTAAGCGAAACAATATTTTTTTAAAATTAAAAAATACTTTAAGAAAAACACAAAAAATTTTTAGCGAAGGAATAAGTAATATTTTTACTTCTAAAAAAATGGATAAACTTTTATTTAAAACTTTAGAAGAAAAAATGTTATTAGCTGACATTGGTATTGATACTACTGATTATATTATTAATACTTTGATAACAGAAAGCAGCCGAAAAGATTTACAAAATTCTGAACAAGTCTATTATTTTCTACAAAAAAAAATGTATTATATTTTGAAAAAAGTAGATGTACCATTAAAAATAAATAATCATATTCCTTTTATAATTTTAGTAGTAGGAGTAAATGGAGTCGGAAAAACTACAACAGCAGTAAAGTTAGCGAAAAAATATAAATCTGAAAACAAATCAGTGATGTTAGTTGCGGCGGATACCTTTCGAGCAGCAGGTGTCGAACAGCTAAAACAGTTAGGAGAAATAAATAACATTCCGGTTATATCACATCAATCTGGCACTGATTCATCAGCAGTGATATTTGATGCGGTACAAGCAGCAATATCAAGAAATATAGATATATTGATTATTGATACAGCTGGTCGTTTACATAATAAGTTATATTTAATGGAAGAACTTAAAAAAAATATCAGAGTAATAAAAAAAATTAATTCATCCGCTCCTCATGAAATTATGTTAGTAATTGATGCATCCAATGGACAAAATACACTTAAACAAACGGAAAACTTTCATAATGCATTAAATATTACTGGTATTGTAATTACTAAACTTGATGGCACCGCTAAAGGTGGAGTATTATTTTCTATTGCCCATCGTTTTTCTATTCCTATTCGTTATATAGGTATTGGTGAAAATATTACAGATCTAGAAGTATTTAATAGTAAAAATTTTATCAAAATAATATTTGATCAAAAATAACATTATCATTATATGATCAGTAGACATAAATTATTTTTTATTTTTAAATTAAAACATTTACAAATCTGTATATAGAAAATTTTTGATTTTATTTTTTAATTACAGTATAATAATTTTATCCCACATATTCATGATTCCATAAAAATATAATTATTTAATGCGGGAATAACAATGATTAACAAAGTACAGATTTTATCTGTGACTCCACTTGGTAATTTAGATGCTTATATTAGATTAGCTAATTTATGGCCAATGCTATCATATGATGAAGAAAAAGCACTTACTAAACGTTTACGTTATAATACCGATTTAGATGCCGCAAAAATTTTAATTTTATCTCATCTCCGTTTTGTTATTCATATCTCTCGTCATTATTCAGGATATGGATTACTTCAAGCTGATCTTATACAAGAAGGTAATATAGGTTTAATGAAAGCTGTTCGTCGGTTTAATCCGGAAATAGGAGTTCGTCTTGTTTCATTTGCAGTTCATTGGATTAAATCGGAAATACATGAGTATGTTTTGCGTAATTGGCGTATTGTAAAAGTAGCAACTACTAAATCACAAAGAAAATTATTTTTTAATTTACGTAAAACAAAAAAAAGATTAGGATGGTTTAATCAAGAAGAAATAGAAATTGTTGCTCGTGAATTAGGTGTTAGTAGTCAAGATGTCAAAGAAATGGAATGTCGAATGTCAGCTCAAGATGTAGCATTTAATCCAGTGCCAGAAGAAGATTATATAGATGGCAAATATCATGGAATTATTCCACATTTACAAGATAAAACATCTAATTTTGCTTATGGAGTGGAACAAGATAACTGGGAAGAGTATGCTGCCGCTAAATTAAGTAATGCTTTGTTAGGTCTGGATGAACGTAGTCGATATATTATTTATGCGCGTTGGTTAGATGAAAATAAAAAAAATACTTTACAGGCTATTGCTAATAATTACGGTATTTCTGCAGAGAGAGTTCGTCAGTTAGAAAAAAATGCAATGAAAAAATTGAAAATAGCTATAGAAGATTAATGTTGTGTTTATATTTATTCTAGAATAAACAATAATGTATTTGAATACTTTTAATTTAAAAAAATTTTATAATAACAATAAAGATGATTTTATTAAAAATATAGTATTTTTTTATTTATAATATTTTCTGCAATTTTTATTATCATATAAGATATAATTATGTTTCTTAAAAAATTTATATTTTGAGATAATACGTATTTTATATAAGATGATAGTATATTTACT harbors:
- the efp gene encoding elongation factor P, with the translated sequence MKLCHSNNFRSGLKIIFENEPYLIESSEFVKPGKGQAFVRVKLRKLLTRQLIEKTFKSTDTLEIADVLEHTASYLYNDKNFWYFFKKNTFEEICIEKSIVGIHKKWLLEQDTCVVIFWNDQPISVIPNKFVNIKVIDTSVALKGSTVNASTKLAILSTSAVIKVPLFIKIGSLIKVDTRSGEYVSRIKE
- the dnaC gene encoding DNA replication protein DnaC, yielding MTFYSEFFKRLKKMMPNNIKPKFNNDEELLSWNQEQGRISSESILRANKAMKMQRILGRSGIRELYMNCSFDNYKIENEGQRKVLEASKRYAKNFNKNIASFIFSGRPGTGKNHLASAIGNYLILHGKSILIVTVADLMSHMKGTFSGTSNTTEENLLHDLSSVDLLMIDEIGMQTESRYEKVIINQIVDRRSSSKRSTGMLSNLDHKGMKCLLGERVIDRMRLGNSLWLTFEWDSYRQYIRGNEY
- a CDS encoding DnaT-like ssDNA-binding domain-containing protein — protein: MKISISKSINIDLFCKNPIKILEKKEHDLFAVLKKNTPVFYVITPDFFKEFFDIKYYLNNDNPQEEKKKYIQKFSMHTKWKPDQDFLHQSALWGINLIGQVSKCELACFISYWKAEGCFFHHIQWQQKLARSLQKSRSLHYEKKNIRNITDIPIPDKKTPNGFRGE
- the rsmD gene encoding 16S rRNA (guanine(966)-N(2))-methyltransferase RsmD; translated protein: MNNNFIKKNNYVSIIAGKFKGKKIYFKDNLYLRPTTNRIRETLFNWLSKTVQNAICLDCFAGSGVLGIESISRNATHVTSLEIDKNTAIILKNNIKKLKINNLNVIHTNAIHWLKKNGTPYDIIFIDPPYSIELINETLILLNKNKWLKKNSMIYIEKNKKKILKIPENWVLYKKKHTSQIEYYLYTLNNKI
- the ftsY gene encoding signal recognition particle-docking protein FtsY, which produces MSNDKKNSFFSWLTNKISNNKISTKKVLKTDKEYKEGNCLNKKSIPNILAQEKNIQKKFLKTSTSLKTNNDDKIIDIDIIQDIKKNTQDNITKRNNIFLKLKNTLRKTQKIFSEGISNIFTSKKMDKLLFKTLEEKMLLADIGIDTTDYIINTLITESSRKDLQNSEQVYYFLQKKMYYILKKVDVPLKINNHIPFIILVVGVNGVGKTTTAVKLAKKYKSENKSVMLVAADTFRAAGVEQLKQLGEINNIPVISHQSGTDSSAVIFDAVQAAISRNIDILIIDTAGRLHNKLYLMEELKKNIRVIKKINSSAPHEIMLVIDASNGQNTLKQTENFHNALNITGIVITKLDGTAKGGVLFSIAHRFSIPIRYIGIGENITDLEVFNSKNFIKIIFDQK
- the rpoH gene encoding RNA polymerase sigma factor RpoH; its protein translation is MINKVQILSVTPLGNLDAYIRLANLWPMLSYDEEKALTKRLRYNTDLDAAKILILSHLRFVIHISRHYSGYGLLQADLIQEGNIGLMKAVRRFNPEIGVRLVSFAVHWIKSEIHEYVLRNWRIVKVATTKSQRKLFFNLRKTKKRLGWFNQEEIEIVARELGVSSQDVKEMECRMSAQDVAFNPVPEEDYIDGKYHGIIPHLQDKTSNFAYGVEQDNWEEYAAAKLSNALLGLDERSRYIIYARWLDENKKNTLQAIANNYGISAERVRQLEKNAMKKLKIAIED